In a single window of the Pseudomonadota bacterium genome:
- a CDS encoding sigma 54-interacting transcriptional regulator gives MGKEVVVNLIHESSERKNQPLVKVNCAAIPETLLESELFGYERGAFTGAYQRKMGKFELANKGTVFLDEIGDISLLLQSKLLRVIQEKEIERLGGLHPIKVDVRIIVATNKNLDEEVKKGTFREDLYYRLNVVNVQIPPLRERKEDIPLLIDFFLKRFNDKHKREIRGFTREARDMLIKYDYPGNVRELENIIERATVLTRGDHISKEDLPALSDKVQPPLEGNMHEVVETIEKRMLIEALVNANWVQTRAASSLGISERMLRYKIKKYNIAK, from the coding sequence GTGGGTAAAGAGGTTGTGGTAAATCTCATCCATGAGTCGAGCGAGAGGAAAAACCAGCCCCTTGTAAAGGTAAATTGCGCGGCAATACCTGAGACCCTCCTTGAAAGTGAACTATTCGGGTATGAAAGGGGCGCCTTTACAGGGGCGTACCAGAGAAAGATGGGCAAATTTGAGTTAGCCAATAAAGGAACTGTCTTCCTTGATGAAATCGGCGACATCAGCCTGCTGCTACAGTCCAAACTGTTAAGGGTGATACAGGAAAAAGAGATTGAGCGGTTAGGCGGCCTTCATCCCATTAAGGTAGATGTGAGGATAATTGTTGCGACAAACAAAAACCTTGATGAAGAGGTAAAAAAAGGAACGTTCAGGGAAGATCTTTACTACAGGTTAAATGTGGTGAACGTACAGATACCCCCGTTAAGGGAAAGGAAAGAAGATATACCCCTGCTTATCGACTTTTTCCTGAAAAGATTCAATGACAAACACAAAAGGGAAATTAGGGGCTTTACAAGAGAAGCAAGGGATATGCTGATAAAATATGATTATCCCGGAAATGTGAGAGAACTTGAAAATATCATAGAAAGGGCAACTGTGCTCACAAGGGGAGACCATATATCGAAAGAAGACCTGCCAGCCTTGTCCGATAAGGTTCAACCACCACTTGAAGGGAATATGCACGAGGTAGTTGAAACAATCGAGAAGAGGATGCTCATAGAAGCCCTTGTAAATGCAAACTGGGTTCAGACAAGGGCAGCATCCAGCCTTGGAATAAGCGAGAGGATGCTGAGATACAAAATCAAGAAGTATAACATCGCTAAATAG